The DNA sequence AATATCAAAGAAAAAATGGTTTTCAATCAGTTTTTTGCCTTCGCTATCGCTCAGACTAAAAAAATGATTGAAAATTGCCTTACATCCCCATGCCTAAAGGCAGGGGCTTTACGGCAAAGTTTGTAAATACTACGGCATTCTTACAAGCCTAAAACCAACATACTCGCTCACCCTACCTGGATTGGAATAAAACCTATTAGCGGATCTACAATAACGAGCATAACTGTTCCAATCACCGCCTCGCCTTACTTTGGTAGTACCAGAAGAAGGGCCTGTCGGATCGACAGTCGGGCTTTGAGCATAATATTCATCGTTATACCAATCAAGGCACCATTCATTCAAATTACCGTGCATATCATATAACCCCCAAGCATTTGGATTTTTTTTACCGACTGGCTGAATTTTATAAGTTGAATTACCGCAATACCATCCTACAGCATCAAGAACTAAGCTTTCGCAATCTAAATTTTCAAGATCTCCATTTGAAAGAGCTGTAACACTTCCAGCTCTGCAGCAATATTCCCATTGAGCTTCAGTAGGAATAGTATATAAGCCTTCTCCTCTTGTATTCATCTTAGAAATAAAATCTTGAACATCATTCCATGAAACCATATCAATAGGACAGTCATCTCCACAAGTAGAAGCGTCAGAAGGATTATTACCCATCACAGCCTGCCATTGCCCCTGTGTAACTTCAGTCGTTTGGATATAAAACCATTGAGTTAGAGTTACATCATGTTGTTTTTCTATTTCATACCTTCCAGACTCAGTTTTTGGACTGCCCATTATAAATTTTCCGGGAGCGATAAGCTTAAAAATCATACCAAGGCTATTTTTATAGGTCATTCCATGAACAAAAGGATTCATTTCTACTAAACCTACATAAGTATCTTTGTTAGCAATAACTGTTATACCGGCTACTGAACCTCGATAAAGAAGATTTCCATTTATATCCTTTCCAGAAACCACAAGACTTCTATTCTTGCCGACAGGAACATCTTTAACAGTTCCACTATGGTCAGAACAATTAAATTCAGATCTTGCTATATTGGTAGTTGATTCGTCATATACATCGAAAGATACTTTACTCACCTTTGCGGTAGCACAATCAATAGATTTGCCATCAGCTCTAACGATTCCATCATCTAAAGTTGGGGATTCATTCCATTGAACTTGAAAATCTATAGAACCTGTGGAAGTATTTGTTTCATCGTTAGAACATCCATACATATAAAAAAATATACCTATTGAAAATAGCAATAAAATTATAAGTGTTTTTTTATTCTTATTCTGCATAAATTATATCTCCTATAACAAAATTTTTATAAATCTTTATGGCCATGCGCTTACCAGCTTGCAGAAATTGATGCAGGCTGTTTAGGTTCACTTGAACCGCCTCCAGAACCGCCTCCAGCCAAAGCCGCTGCCCCAATGCCACCAACTATAACTCCTCCGATAACCCACCATAACCATCTTTTTTTACCTTTTTCTTCCGTTACAATTAATTTTTCAGGCTCCGGAGACCTAAATTCAGGAGAAACTTTAGTAATTTTTTCTGAAGATGTTTGAGCAAAAAAATATTCTGACTGGGCAAGAGAAATTTGTGGATAAGAATAAACTTCAAAGATTAATGCAATAATTACAACTAAAAATACTTTTGTTTTAAAAATCATAAGATTCCCCTTTCTTTTTTTATTTATGATTGCCATCTTAAAATAGAGTTTCTATTATGTTATGTTGCTACAAAAATCAATATGATTTATAATTTATCATTTATTGTAATTTTTTTAGAAAGAAAAATAACGAGAAGCAATAATTCAAGACAGCCAAAACCTATTTTAACCTCATAGGGCAGAAAAGGTTCATGATATTGGGAAAAATAAGATTCAATAAATCCTGCCCATACAAGAAAGAAGGCTACTCCTGTTATAAGAATCAATAAATCTTTTAAAATACTTCTAAATCTATTTTTAAAGGAAACAGGAGTTCCCCATCCTATCAATGCTGAACCAATAATCAATCCTGCTTGGCCCGCTATTAAAAGAGACGGGATTTCGATTGAGCCATGGGGAAGAAGCCAACCAAAAAGAAATTTAGTTTCCCCTGCTCGGATATAGTCCAATCCTACCGCGCCAATTACTGTGCCATTATAAAAAATATAAATAAATGTCCCGATGCCGAAAGATATTCCTAAAATCATTGTAAATATTGATACCCGTATATTATTGGCAATAAGCTTAGCAGAAAATCTTGCTTTAAAATCATCTAAATTATCTATAGTTTCAGATTCTTCATTTTCTACTCTTTTTGACGGGTCATTTTCATGATGACCAAAAGGCATAAATAAAGACCTCGTATCATCGTCTATGCTTATAGCAACACCACCTATAATAATGCCTATGATAAAAGCAAAGCACGAGAAATAAAAAGCTTTAATATTCTTTCTAAATATCACTGGAAACAATATAAAAAATAACTTAATCAATTGGATTACATTATTTTTTTTACTTCTTAAATCATGTATCTCGGAATATGTTCTGCTAACTAATGCTTCCAAATATTGCCTAATTTTTTGATTAGCCGAAAAACTATTCATTCGAGCAAGGTCCGAAGAGGCTCTTTGATAAAGGTAATGAATTCTTTTTATATCTTCAATATTAGAAAGGCTACTGCAATTTTTTTCAATCTTATCAAGATAGTTTTCAAGCTCAGACCAAAAACCGCTCTCATTTTTTATAAATTTTTCAATATCAATAATCATAAAGCCTGTCTTTGTTTTACGGAAAAATATTGAGATATAAGCTCAATAGACATTGTATCTTCCTTTAACATTGAAAAACCAATGCCATGCTGATTTAAAATTTTTTCAATATTTTTTAAATTTGCCCATAAAAAATGGCCTGCAAGGTGGCTGTAAACTTCATCTATAGTTTGAATTGGGTTTGAAGGCATAAAAAGCGGATGTGTATTAGAAGACTTAAGCATATTTGCAATTATGATATGCTTATTTTTTATTATTTTTGATGTTTTTATAAAATTTTCAGCCATTAAAGCATCGTCAAGGTTTGTAAGAACTATAATCAAAGATCTTCTTCGTATATTTGTTCCGATAAAACTGAAAAGTTCTGAATAGTCTGGATTTACCTCCTCATGGTCAAGAGTATAAACTAAATCCATACAAGCATTATAATGAGTTTTTCCATTTTTTGCTTTTATAAATTTTTTTACTCTATCACTGAAAACTATAAGTCCAAACATATCTCCTTGTTTTTGAATAATTGCACCCATTACTAATGAACATTCTATATATTTCTGAAGTATAGACGTGTTTAAAATAAAATTCTCCATGTATGGTTCAGAATCAAGGTATGTTTGGGGAAGATTTATTCTGCCTAATATTCTTGAACTTAACCTGGAGTTATCAATTGCAAGATATATATTTTGAGTTTTTTCAATCTGATAAACTTTTGTGACGGGCTTCATTCGTTTAGCGGTAGCTTTCCAACAAATATCGTCGTAACTGTCGCCTTCCATGTATTCCCTAAGCTGCTCAAAATCTTTTCCTTTTCCGATTTGTCGTATAAGATGATATCCGATATTATTTTTCGATAATAGCTGTTTAACTTTTTTTGATTCATTATGAAGATTAGGATAAACTCTGATTTCTGTAATGCCTTTAAATAAACCCCTTATATTCCATAACCCGATAAAAGATAAAGTTTCAACATAACATTCTTCCATCAAAAAATATCCCTGTTTAATTGCGATACAAGGCCAATTGATAGAAAATTGGGAATCATTGCTCTTATCAATGCTCTTATCAATAGTAATTTTAATATCATAGGTTAGTGGAATAATTTCTTTAGGGAAGCCTATTCCAACTCTTACTATTAATTTAAGGTCATCCGTATTTTGTATAAAAACATTAACAATTCCTTCTTTTCCTTTAGATAGTCTTATTATATTGGGAAAGATGATGTATATTTTAGATAATCTTGCTTTAGAAATAAGCGCGTCAAATATAACAGTTATAAATATTGATATTGCTAAACAAAGCCATAAATATGTATTTTCTAAAGATATTGCCATAAAAATAGAAACAGGAATAAATATAGATGCTATTAAAATCAGCAATCCTGACGATGGGACGATAGAAAGTTTATACTTTTTTTTCATGCTCGAAAATAACTTTCCAGTTTCTGTAGGAGCGACCGTACGGTCGCCCCTACAATATATAAAAACAAAAAAAAAGATAAATTATTTATCAGACATTACTCTTCCCATAGATTGAGTTCCGTAATAATTATCTGAAATAACGCTTTCAAGACCTCCTTTGGAAGCAGGAGAAATAAGATAATTAAGCAGCGCTTGCCATTCTAATACTTCTTGAATTCCTGGAGTCCCTCCTAAAGAATCCGGTTTTGCATCTAACCTACAATTTAATATATTCTCAGAGGTTATCAGAGCATCACTGCTTGGCGCATATTTCGGTTTAACGGGAAGACCTAAAGAAGTTAGTAAATATTGTAAACTTTGATTCTGGATCATTAAGAGCATATAAATATCAGCTACACATGGGTAATAAGTAGCATCATCAATCAGTGAAGGAGTTTGAGTACATTGATAATCGTTTTTAGGATAAACCATAACATCTTTGACTTGATATCCACCGTATAGTCCTAAATGGCTGTATTTAACTCCAGAAAAATTAATATAGTATGATTCTTTTAAATAGGATAATGCTCCATATAATGCTTGCTGAGTTGCATCGCCTGAAGCTAAATAACTCATAAAATTTTTATCCAAAGATCCTAAAATATAGGCTGTAAATTGGCAAAGATTTTTTATTTCGGCTCCTGTAAAATATATCATGACCAAAGGATAGCCAGGCATAACAACTTCTTGGTCTGTAGCAGGAGAAATACCTAAAGGAAGAACGCTAAACATATCGGCAAAACTAATTTTCTGACCATAAGTAAAGCCTCCTCTTATGACTCCGCTTCCAACCGCTCCTATTGTAGGAGTATTAATTACACCTAAAGATTCGTAAGGTTGAAGAGTATAACGAACTGCATCTGAAAGTAAATTCCCTAAACCTGTTTCACAAGCTTTTTCTACCATACCGACATTATCGGTTAAAGCAACGCCTATTGTTCCAGCAAGAGAAAGGTTCGGATCAAGTTGTTTAAGTCCTTGGTCAAGAATATTATCTACTGTATCAATTATGTATTGAACCCAAGCAGATCCAAGGAAACTATCATTAATTTTTATGTTATTAAGTTTTGTTTCTTCAATTTTTTTAGTTTCAAAGCTAAATGTTACATCTAATCTTAAAAGATTGGTGCCATAAGAACCAGCGCAAACTATATAAGTGTCATTCTTTTTTATTACAGCGCTAGTAGTTTGATGGTCATGCCCCGCTGCGATTATGTCTATACCTGTAACTCCATTATATACTGTTCCTGTATAAGATGTATAGCCTGTTACCATATCAATATCATCGCCGCTTGGATCAACAGCAGTACCATCCGCATTTATTCCATTAGGATTTTTAACGCCAGAATGGGATAATGCTATTATAAATTGAGCTCCTTCATTACGTAAATCGTCAACCATAGATTGAATAAACTCTACAGCATGATTAAAAGTAACAGGAGGCGCCGCTGGAGCATAAGAATCGGCTTCTTGTCCCATAAGTCCAATTATTCCTATTTTGAGACCATTAGCAAGGGTTACAATCATTTTATCTTTAATTTTGCCGTCTTTTTTTAGAAGTTCAATTCCATCATCACTTGTTCCTTGCTTTCCATCCAAAACCATATTTGAAGTAATTATAGGTCGTGAAAACCCAGATTTTATAGCGTTACTTAGTATTAAACCTAATCCTAATGGAGAATAATCAAATTCATGATTACCAACAGTAACAGCGTCATACTTCATCATTTCCATAAACCTGAAAGCAATAGGGTCTTCTACTGTTAAATCATAAACCGTCCCCATTAAATAATCTCCTGAATCAACTAACACAACAGGTACTCCATTTTTACTACATTCGTATCGTATTTCTTCTATTTTAGCAGCAATCCTTGAATAACCACCTAATACAGAATCATCATTCGTGGATAAAGGAGTATAATCTGCAAAAGTTCCAACTCCGCTGCCTCTGTTATGCATATCTGTAGTTTGAATAAGGGTAAATGCATATTTTTTTATTCCTGTGCTTGTTAAAGGAGTATATGAAGCTTTGGAAATGAAATTAGATAAATTTTCCGCATCTGATTTCGTTATTCCTGCTTTATTATATGAAGATTCTGAAAAAGTAATAAGAGCGGAACTTAAGGCAGTTCTTACTGCTGAAAAACTATTTTGAGTAGTTCCTTCAGGAATATAGGCAAAAGCGCCTATGAGAGCTGAATAATTTTTTATTGATGAATCCTGAGATGCTTCTTTTGTTGGATTAAGAGGCATAATCGTTGTTATTAAATCTTTAGAGCCATCAGATCCAAGCAGTATTGATACCTGCTTATTTGATTCATTAATTCTTACGGCAGTTAACCCATTAGGTTCAGAGAATGCTGTATCTACTGCTAAATCAGTAATATCATTAACAGGTATGTTTTCATTGCCTGTTAAATTTACAACTACAGCTCTTAATGGCTTTAATAATGGCATTTCAGACATAGTTTGAGTATTAACATATTTACCGCCTTCAACTTTAATAAGTAAAGGGCCCTTATAATATCCAATATCAATTGAGA is a window from the Desulfobacterales bacterium genome containing:
- a CDS encoding formylglycine-generating enzyme family protein — translated: MQNKNKKTLIILLLFSIGIFFYMYGCSNDETNTSTGSIDFQVQWNESPTLDDGIVRADGKSIDCATAKVSKVSFDVYDESTTNIARSEFNCSDHSGTVKDVPVGKNRSLVVSGKDINGNLLYRGSVAGITVIANKDTYVGLVEMNPFVHGMTYKNSLGMIFKLIAPGKFIMGSPKTESGRYEIEKQHDVTLTQWFYIQTTEVTQGQWQAVMGNNPSDASTCGDDCPIDMVSWNDVQDFISKMNTRGEGLYTIPTEAQWEYCCRAGSVTALSNGDLENLDCESLVLDAVGWYCGNSTYKIQPVGKKNPNAWGLYDMHGNLNEWCLDWYNDEYYAQSPTVDPTGPSSGTTKVRRGGDWNSYARYCRSANRFYSNPGRVSEYVGFRLVRMP
- a CDS encoding stage II sporulation protein M, translated to MIIDIEKFIKNESGFWSELENYLDKIEKNCSSLSNIEDIKRIHYLYQRASSDLARMNSFSANQKIRQYLEALVSRTYSEIHDLRSKKNNVIQLIKLFFILFPVIFRKNIKAFYFSCFAFIIGIIIGGVAISIDDDTRSLFMPFGHHENDPSKRVENEESETIDNLDDFKARFSAKLIANNIRVSIFTMILGISFGIGTFIYIFYNGTVIGAVGLDYIRAGETKFLFGWLLPHGSIEIPSLLIAGQAGLIIGSALIGWGTPVSFKNRFRSILKDLLILITGVAFFLVWAGFIESYFSQYHEPFLPYEVKIGFGCLELLLLVIFLSKKITINDKL
- a CDS encoding DUF58 domain-containing protein, coding for MKKKYKLSIVPSSGLLILIASIFIPVSIFMAISLENTYLWLCLAISIFITVIFDALISKARLSKIYIIFPNIIRLSKGKEGIVNVFIQNTDDLKLIVRVGIGFPKEIIPLTYDIKITIDKSIDKSNDSQFSINWPCIAIKQGYFLMEECYVETLSFIGLWNIRGLFKGITEIRVYPNLHNESKKVKQLLSKNNIGYHLIRQIGKGKDFEQLREYMEGDSYDDICWKATAKRMKPVTKVYQIEKTQNIYLAIDNSRLSSRILGRINLPQTYLDSEPYMENFILNTSILQKYIECSLVMGAIIQKQGDMFGLIVFSDRVKKFIKAKNGKTHYNACMDLVYTLDHEEVNPDYSELFSFIGTNIRRRSLIIVLTNLDDALMAENFIKTSKIIKNKHIIIANMLKSSNTHPLFMPSNPIQTIDEVYSHLAGHFLWANLKNIEKILNQHGIGFSMLKEDTMSIELISQYFSVKQRQAL
- a CDS encoding bifunctional metallophosphatase/5'-nucleotidase, producing the protein MKKKRKFFCRGVLVSCFIFLLILSGCSGDANDADVKVNGQAMKGTPVYNADVSIFKLSDGKIVETAIGEGTTGLDGKFSIDIGYYKGPLLIKVEGGKYVNTQTMSEMPLLKPLRAVVVNLTGNENIPVNDITDLAVDTAFSEPNGLTAVRINESNKQVSILLGSDGSKDLITTIMPLNPTKEASQDSSIKNYSALIGAFAYIPEGTTQNSFSAVRTALSSALITFSESSYNKAGITKSDAENLSNFISKASYTPLTSTGIKKYAFTLIQTTDMHNRGSGVGTFADYTPLSTNDDSVLGGYSRIAAKIEEIRYECSKNGVPVVLVDSGDYLMGTVYDLTVEDPIAFRFMEMMKYDAVTVGNHEFDYSPLGLGLILSNAIKSGFSRPIITSNMVLDGKQGTSDDGIELLKKDGKIKDKMIVTLANGLKIGIIGLMGQEADSYAPAAPPVTFNHAVEFIQSMVDDLRNEGAQFIIALSHSGVKNPNGINADGTAVDPSGDDIDMVTGYTSYTGTVYNGVTGIDIIAAGHDHQTTSAVIKKNDTYIVCAGSYGTNLLRLDVTFSFETKKIEETKLNNIKINDSFLGSAWVQYIIDTVDNILDQGLKQLDPNLSLAGTIGVALTDNVGMVEKACETGLGNLLSDAVRYTLQPYESLGVINTPTIGAVGSGVIRGGFTYGQKISFADMFSVLPLGISPATDQEVVMPGYPLVMIYFTGAEIKNLCQFTAYILGSLDKNFMSYLASGDATQQALYGALSYLKESYYINFSGVKYSHLGLYGGYQVKDVMVYPKNDYQCTQTPSLIDDATYYPCVADIYMLLMIQNQSLQYLLTSLGLPVKPKYAPSSDALITSENILNCRLDAKPDSLGGTPGIQEVLEWQALLNYLISPASKGGLESVISDNYYGTQSMGRVMSDK